DNA sequence from the Methanobacteriaceae archaeon genome:
TATGCCCATGTCTTTTTAGAACATGGCCTTCTGCAGCTCTGAGGAGGGTTACATGTCCCGGGGAGCGGAAATACTTACCGAATTCGTTGTATCTCCCCTCCTTACACAGGAGTCCCAGTTCTTTTATGGTGCAGGCCCGGTCATTATCCGTGATGCCAGTGAAGGTCTTCCTATGGTTCACAGTGATTGAGAAAGCTGATTTCTCATCATAAGGAATGTCTGTAGGTGATAATTCACCCAGAACAGGATATTTGTCTGTGGCAGCTTCCATCACATCAGTCATGAAGGGTATGCCCAGTTTGTCTGAAATCTCTGAGGATATGGGCACGCATACCAGTCCTCCAGCATCATTCCTAATGGTGGTCATGTACTGGGGGGTCATGAACTCCGCAGCAACAATCATGTCTGTTTCCCGTTCCCGGTTATCATCATCAAATACTAAAACTATTTCTCCCTTTCTAAATGCTTCTACTGCTTTTTTTATCATATAATCACGAGATTAGATTCTTTTTTTAAAAAACTGGGTAAAATTTTTTTAATCAGAATTCTTAATTCACCACTAAAATCATTGGTTCGGCAGGGGTATTAAATCTTTAACTCAAATCATCAAAACCAAAAAAAATATCAATAATCAAACTGACCAGGATTCTATTCTATTCAAAATTATTATTCATATTATTTTAAGGGTAACAACATCCCCATCTTCAAGTT
Encoded proteins:
- the ribB gene encoding 3,4-dihydroxy-2-butanone-4-phosphate synthase, producing MIKKAVEAFRKGEIVLVFDDDNRERETDMIVAAEFMTPQYMTTIRNDAGGLVCVPISSEISDKLGIPFMTDVMEAATDKYPVLGELSPTDIPYDEKSAFSITVNHRKTFTGITDNDRACTIKELGLLCKEGRYNEFGKYFRSPGHVTLLRAAEGHVLKRHGHTEMSVALAEMAGLTEVAVCCEMMDDNTGNSMVTDDVAEYAKKNDLVFLSGAELIEGYHKFKDI